Within Sorghum bicolor cultivar BTx623 chromosome 2, Sorghum_bicolor_NCBIv3, whole genome shotgun sequence, the genomic segment aaggcccaaattcgACACAAATATCACGGCGGGAGTACTGTCACAAAGGAAAGTCTCTATCGTTATGATTCAACTTGGTACGGAATGGAGGGCACGTTCCCACGCGGCATGCAGGATTTTGATTTTTCTGCCGCGCGTTCACACGGTGTTGATTGATAAAAGGTTGTTGGGTGTCCTCCTACACGCTACAGCTTCCTTCCCTCACGCGCAGGTCACCGCGACCCCCAATGGAGTCATGGACAAGGAAGGCGCCACGTCCTTTGTCCCTGCCCACGCCAAGGACAAAAGTCACATCCCCAAATCCCTCTCAGCTCACAGTCACTGTGGCCGCATTCCCACGTCCATTTCAACACAGCAGCTCCGGAAGCTTCccatctccctccctccctcccactCCCACCGCTATTCTCTCAACTCTGAGGATCACTCATTGCTCATTGGCCTGAACCCTGTCCTGTCTGTCACAGTTCAAAAAAGGTTCCAGTTCATCATCGCCCAATGTCTTGCTTCGGTTGAAAGCCGCGCGAGATTTCTGCTGCTGCTTTTGTGGAGTTTGGCTTCGGATTGGAGACAGACCGTAGGCAGAAGAGTGTTCTTGCGGGGGCGGTGGTGGTTTTTGGCGAGTGGGAGGACGCGAAAGGCAGGCGTCAGGCGATATGCCTTTCAGCAGCATGATCCATGAGATGAAGGGCGAGATCGGCGCCATCTCGTCGCGCGGCCTGCTGCGGTTCCGGTCGGGGGGtcacgccgccgctgccgggCGAGCGTCGGCAGCCGCCGAGCCGGACGAGGCGCTGCGGGAGAGCTGCTGGGCGCGGGTGCCCCCCGAGCTCTTGCGGATGGTGCTGGCCAGGGTCGAGCACGAGGAGGCGCGCTGGCCCGGCCGCAGCGCCGTCGTGGCTTCCGCCGGCGTCTGCCGCTGCTGGAGGGCCGTCGTCAAGGAGATGGTGCGCGTGCCGGAGGTGTCTGGGAAAATCACCTTCCCCATCTCTCTCAAGCAGGTTCATTTTGGTTCCCCTTCCCCCCAACGAACTCTGAATCTCTATTATGTGTTCGGTATTGGTCTGGTGCTTTGGAAAAAGTTGTTTGTGTCACCGGATTCTTTTCACCTTGATTGAGTAGTCATTGTCAGTGATGGTATTTGCCATACTGCGTTCATCATTTTCTAGGGTCAAAGCCTCCATTTCCAAGTTGCGTGTCTGACCATTGGTCGTATCAGGCAGAATTCCATTGTTGGTGTGCTACCTACCTAGTCATATTTGTTAAATTCTGTTTTTGGTCGGAACCAGGTTCCCCAGGCTTCGGCAGAGGTCTTGTTGTGGTTTTAAACTGGGCTGTATCGAATTTGGTCTTTTGACAATAGTTAAAAGGACGGGGTGTTTTGCCCTGGAACTCTAAAAACGAATGTTCTTGAGTACAAGAAATTTGTCGAGAAGGTTAGGTAAGTCGAGATACTATTCTCAACTCAGAGGAGGTAAGATTAGTAGACGGATTCTTTATGAATCTGTTCCTCAAGTCAGTTTGCTTAGAATCAAGTATGCAAGGTCAAATGTTACTTTAGGAACTAGTAAGACTTGTTTTTACAGTCGGCTCTGTCGAAACGGTGGATAGATTCTTATTGTTGTTTCAGTCAGAAGAGGGTTAACGCTTGATTTGAGGTTTCTTTGACTCTGAAATTTTGTTCATCAATTTATTTTACTTTTATTAACTTGCAATTTCAAATATGTAACCTGCAGCCTGGTCCAAGGGATGCCCCAATGAAATGTTTCATTAGGAGGAACCGGGCGACTCAGTCATATTCTCTGTGCATTGGAATCACTGATGGTATGCTTTTCTCACCCCCTATATGTATGACTCTTGAACGAATACAGTGTGGATGTCATCATTGTTGATGGACACTGCTTTTCTTTTGCTCTGCAGCGTTAGCTGATGATGGGAAATTTCTACTTGCTGCACGCAGAAGTCGTAGGCCCGCAGGCACTGAATACCTGATCTCGCTTGATGCAAAGAATACATCAAAAGGTACCTGCATTGGCAAGCTAAGGTGAGCATTCAAGAAACCGTGTCTGAAATTTAAAACACTCTGTTTTTTCAATGCTGTGCATCCGATCAAAAGTATTACTTTGACAGAGACCTGGGTTTACCATATTCTTCTCTGTTAATCAGATCAAACTTCTTGGGAACAAAATTTACTGTCTATGATGCCCATCCACCTTGTACCGGGGCTGTGGTTTCAAAGGGTCCGTCTGCACACATGATCGGTTCAGCCCAAGTTTCTCCTGGGGTGCCTGCTGGGAATTATCCAATTTCGCACATTTCTTATGAAGCGACTTTTGGTTCTAGGTATGGCAAACCATGTGGTAGACACTTATTCTCCCAATGTTAGGTTCATATATTTCTTTCCAAGAAAACGTTCTGCTATGAATAGGCCATCTGCATTTTTATGAGAATTACAAATACTGCAACAtcattttgatttttttctcCTAATGACTATTATTGTAGCCCTGTTTATAACTGCTAATTGAATTGCTGATAGCAATCTTATTGTAGAGAATTGCTATTACTAGCTAGCAAGCCAACATAAAGAATGTCTGGGTTCATGACATGCCAATAAATTAAGCGGATTCAAAGCTTTAGTGGAGCAGTTATATTCCAGGACCTGCTTAGGATTATACATTAGTATACAAACCTTATAGATTTAATTATAGAATCTAAAGCCAGAACTTGGTGGTTAGAAAGTAGCTATAGGTTTAATGTAGCGTAACAGAAAATTATATTAACTGCTGACTGCTGGTTTATTACATGAGAGTTGTAAAGATTGTCTAATGTTTTGCAGGTATCCAAGAAAGATGAACTGTGTCATGGATTCCATCCCTTTATCAGCAATTaaagaaggagggactgctccCACGCAGACTGAATTTCCATCAATTAACTCCAACTCTTTTGCTTCAGTTCCATTCTTCAGGAAATCAGGTCGTCTGGATAGTTCAGGTGTTCAGCTAGCCACTCAGAATGAAGCTAAGATGGTGCTGAAGAACAAGTCCCCCAACTGGCATGAACCACTGCAGTGTTGGTGCCTGAATTTCCATGGGCGGGTCACGGTTGCATCTGTTAAGAACTTCCAGTTGGTGGCTTCAGGAGAGAGTGATCTGAATAACCAGGGTGATGACGACGTGATACTCCAGTTTGGCAAGGTCGGGAAGGACTTGTTCACCATGGACTACCGTTATCCAATATCTGCATTCCAGGCATTTGCCATCTGCCTGAGCAGCTTTGATACCAAAATTACTCGCGAATGAGTCAAGGTGCGATTTTTTATTTGCTGATAGTCCACTTTAGAAGCTGCTCAAACacgctatttttttttctaaatgctGTACATCACCGGCATGATGTTTCCATGGTACTATAGGCACTGCTCAGCACTCTTTATCCAAGTCATTTTGCTTGGTCCTTAATTTGTACTGCAAATCCTGTACGTCTTTATttgtgggacggagggagtatgattCAACGACCTGCACCAATTTATTTACTTTCATGTCTTGTTTCCCTGCAGGTGCGAGGGAGGTGAACCAGCAAGATACAGCAAGAATACCTGAGCTTTAAGCCGGAGAGTTTGGTGATAAAGTAATCATGGTAGAGCTGAATACTTCTTCTGTTGAGTACTATCGTGATGTAAATAGCAATCTAGCATTCTAGCTGGAGTGGTTTGCATTGAGGGTTGGCAAGTGTGAACATCAGACCAGAGTATCCTGAAGTTTGACCTTATAGTATTGAAGTTGAGAGATCATACTTGTAACCATCTGAGTATATACAAGTGCTGAAGGTCTGATTTCTCCCTGTGTTCTGTTCTGTGTTATAATTACGTCGTCGACAGATAATAGTTGACTGGAATACAGCATCGCTTATAAATATAAATGGTCTCAAGTTGAGACGTTATGTTAACAAGTAATGAAGCCTCCAGATATCCAAAAAAAAAGGACATCAtcaaatcaaaagaaaaaattGCATATATGGGGTTGCACATTTGCAACGCTGATGATCCACTAATACTTGGATCATCTCGGTCTTCTCAGCTAAATCTAGTAGCAGCGAATATTTTGTTTGGAAGTCTAAAGAAATAATGAGACAGGTGATTGATGCATGGTTTTTTTGTGATGAGTTGAAATAGGTAGGTAGGTTCAAAGCGTGTTGGCCTCCCTGGGTCCTGACACAGACACAGCCATGCCGCGCTCCTCGTCGGTGGGGCCGTCGTCCTCGTCCCACTCGCCGCACACGACGCTGCGCACGAACTCCATGAACTGCGGGAAGTGGTCGGGCGAGAAGAACTCGGCGCCCATGCGCTGGTACGTGAAGTGGCAGGGCCGCATGAGCTCCGTGGTGAGGATGTTGCTCCGGATGCGCGAGAAGCTGCTGGTGTGCGTCATCACCAGCGACGCGTTCTCCCCCGCGATGCGCGCGCCGTGGCGGCGGCACGCGTTCTTCATCTGCACCAGCAGCGTGTCCGGGCTTGACCCCGTGCTGTGGTGCTGCTTGTTCATGCACACGTCCATCCCGGGCACCACCATGGTGCAGCCATGGCGCGCGAACATCTTGGCCACGGGGCTGTACCCGTTCTTCTTGTTGCTCTTGTAGAatcccgccgccgcctcggcgGGGCGCGACCGCGCGCCGTGCCACCAGTGCATGAACGGGATCTTGGCCGACAGCTCCACGGGCTTGCCGCCGAACACGGCGTTGGCCGTGCCCAGGACGCGGTCGCCGTGCCCGACCAGCTGCCCGGCGTACCACGACAGGAAGAAGTCGCCGTAGGGGGTCTCCCAGGACCCGCCGCGCTCCCTGAAGAAGCCGCACGAGTCCGGCGAGTCGTGGTACCGCGGCGCGTCGTGCGGCCCCGCCAGACCCCACATCGCCTGCCCTTCTTCCTTGGCGTGCTGCCGCAGCTGCTGCAGCATGTACTTGTCGTAGCACTGGAACTCCCCCATCCCCGTGAACTTGCGGGCGTCGCTCCCCGGCGGGTACGACGGGTACCGGAGCACGCCGTGCGCGCCCAGACCCACCGTCACGTCCTGCGGTTCCGCAGAGTACGTTGATGCGTGAAACACTGGAATGGCCATGCATGCAATGCAGCAACCAACggaatgtatatatatatatatatgttacggTGATGGTGGAGTCGAAGAAGTCGTCGAAGGCGACGGCGAAGCTGCGGAAGAAGGCCTCGTAGAGCTGGAGCGGGGACTTGCCGTGGAGCACGGGGAGCtcgtcgatggcgaaggagaggcACCCCTCGTGGCGGCCCCCGGATCGGTCGGTGAAGAAGATGTCggggtcgtcggcggcgacgcggcTGACCCAGGAAGGCAGCGTGGGGACGCCGGCGCCGGGAGTGCCGTGGGTGCGGAGCGACACGCGGAGGCTGAGTCCCTCGGCGCGCACCATGTCCGCCACGGCCTTGTACCCGGCCCAGCTGAACCTGTCGGGGGACTCGGGCTGCGCCACCGACCAGAACACCGGCAGCTCCACGCCGTCCGCGCCCAGCAGCCGGACCGCCCGGATCCCCGCCGCGATCGCCGTCGCGCTGTTCACCGTCGCGCCGTCCGTGACCGAGTCGATGGGCAGGCCCACGAACAGCCTCGCCGGGGCCAGGTCGTCCACCTCGTGGCTCTGGCTGCTGTGCTCGCCGGCGCCGAAGAAGCGCCCGACGAGACCGGCCGCCCTGAGGTCCCTGCTAACGCTGCAGCCACCATGCCGCGCCGGTGGGAACGCGACCCTGTTCGGCGCGCGTGCAGCACCCGCGCCCCGGGTGCTCTGCGGACGGTGCGTCGCCGACGCCATCTGCGTCGTCATCCTCGCCGGCACGGTCTCCATGGCGATCGACCAAGCTGTCCGGGGAATGTCCGTACGTGCGTGCGCGAGCGAAGGCAGAACGAGGTCGAAAAGGGAGGGGGCGTGTTCCGGAACGCTCGGCGGCCGGCTCGGTTGCTTTTGCGTCCCCGGCGAAGTATTTATGGGTGGCGGGAAACGGACCGGGGAAAGGGAAAGGGGTGGCCGCGGCGCGCGCGTTGGCAGCCGCAGAACTCGGCGTGGACGTGCGTGAGGTgagcccccgcccccgcccccgcgctCCGGGGGCTTTGCTCTGCTTGCTTTGCCTTGTTCGGTGACACAGCCCACGGGCGTTTCAGGGCGTTTTGGCGCGAGAGATTGGCGTCCGGAACTCTCCAACAGACATACATACACGCAAGGTACGTATTAATAAACAACCTAGCTAGGGTTTCCAATTCCTCATAGAccttaattttttatttatttagtcatgcatcacgtttattTGCTTCAATTTATTTTACAGATTTTGATGCCGACGATCTTTGAAGGCATGGATGCTACAGAATCATTCGTCTGGCTCATGATGGCTCGCCGGAAAAGAACACTAGAAAAAACTCATAGCAAAGTAGTAGAGTAATAATAGTTTCTGTATATATAAACGTAAGACGACAAACAATTTCTGTATAACGGTAATGTTACATTGTTACATAGAAAGTGACAGTGAGTAGCGCACAGTTTCCGCAACTTTCAGTGCGCCAAGAATTGATCTAGATTCGTGCCTATGTTATATGTGGAAAACATGTGTTATACATCGCGTACGTACGTACACACGGCCTGCTAATGTATAATAACCAGTAAATATGCATGTGCGTTGCAACGAGAGAAAAAATATTAAATGGTCATAGAAAATGATGACATAATATTGCATATCTAtttgtatttatcttttttataaaatttaaagttcgtaatttattttattgataaccatgacataatatttacaataatatctaacttggagacatatttatttaataataataataatagaaattagtcaaatattatcttactctaatattatctcttaatataccttagtattatattcaaatatgagaagtttgttgataactttttttatTTACGTTAAGATtcatatgaaatatgatatatcagttaaatgtatgtagattatgaatatatgagcttatgaagtgttcagatgacataacaacacatcgtgcaaaggtagtgtaagcatcctcaagcataaatttagatAAACTAGTAAATTagtgagatatgcaggaatgatgctaaaacttttaccacaaatcaagcatcacattaaatagactaccataaattttttataataattagagcaagataactacaatttcaattttatatactaaaaagcataggcaagcatcttcagcaaaaaataaatatactaaaatttgtgatattttttgtttagtgCATGGATCTACTATGAtttactacgcatttatcaatttccagccgatcaattttacactaaaaagcatagacaAGCATCTCTAGCaaagaaaatataataaaatttgtgatattttttgtttactgcatagatctacatatgtggagctgaacaaaatttgttttgtaatttttagatttatctatgaattactatgtatttatcaatcaatttaaataataaaagaaaagtaaaataATAGGATAAACACTTTGCATCTaagtttttataatttttttattcttAATGTGCTGTAATGTATAAAACAGATTTTGCATTGGGAATcttagaaaaacttttattctGTTCTTTCTCCCTCTCAACGTTGAAGCGTTCGGACGGAAGCGGGCCGACTAGGGTTTGACGGCAGAAAATTTTTTCGGACGGAATCCTGGGCGGACTCGGGTTTGACGGCAGAAAAGTTttgggcaaactgaaattttGTAGGGAAGATTCGCGTTTTTTTTTTGGACAACTATCGATTCGCGGTTGGACCCTGGAGCGAGATCAAGCCACTAGACATACGATGCGACTGTATTCATCGCgtaagccccccccccccccccccccctagaACATTTGTAAACTTTTTCTAGCTATGAGACTTTTTTTATCATATTAATTATATAAGTATGTTCCATAAAAAATGGATAAAAATTTCCGCCATAAAACGGGTGAGCAAAATGTCAGGTGATGCGACTCCCTTCCTTATTTTACATATTATATTATGCCATTTCCAACTTTAAATATTACTTTTTAGTTTTGCAACATGTgaattatattttataaaatattttttcaaGTGGATCTAAAAATATGACTCTTATGTTGTCAACTCTACAAATTTTTAAAATTGATTGTCAAAGTTAGAAATATTTGACTTAAGGAAAAATTTGTACTACATGTAAAAATAGAGGGAGTATTAAATGTTCTTTAGTAgcaaaaataaaaaaggtaatATCCTTTGAAGAGAAGAAAAAAgtataaaagaagaaagaaaaaattcTACTTAACGCTCAAACCTATTGTTAGTTATCTACGtagaattcaaaaaaaaaaggagaaaagaaAAGGTTAACTTGGTACAAGATAAAATCATTTTACCTTTTAAAAAAACAGAATTTATTTTCGGGTGAAGTTTATTGGAGTATGCTCCAAATTCTATTGGTAGACACATGTATGGTCTATGGTTTGGATTACGTACTAGTAGACTTAGAGCCTCTTTGGCACGGCTCTGTAGGGACTTCAGCCAAACGTTTGTTTTGGAAAGGGTTTCGCATAGGGAAACCGGTCAAGAGCCGAAGCTATTTTGTGCTTGTGCTTGAGAAGCCTCAAAAAGAGCTTCACATGGCTTCTTGCTAGGTTCACATTTTTTAAATATAAGAGGATATGTTTTGCCGAACGTTTTCTAGAACGGCTTCACATCCTCTAGAGGAACTGCTTTTTCAAAGGAGCCAGAGCCAAAGCCATTTCCAGAGGAGCCACACCCTGCCAAACAGACACTTATTTCCATGTTTTTGACTATGTAATCAATTTTGTTCcttttatatacatgttttgtAAACTGCACGGGAAAAGAAGACTACTCATCTTTTTATATTCTGTAAGCAGTCCTCATATAACGTAGGTCATTGATCCACGTCAGGTCttatttggatgttgtcggattcactttaattcatgtgtgttggtgtggattgaggtggaatttagttcaagttccactccaatccatctcaatacatgtggattaatgtaaatccgactacatctaaacaagacctcagtgGTTTTTTCTTGTAAGATTTTTTTCACGTAATAATCTTTTGTTTCATGTTCAACCTCAGATTCGCATCACTCTAACACACTTGAAATCAAGATGAATCGAGCTTATTTATTTGAGCCAATTTACTGAATCTATTAATTatttaacaatatttttctttaacaaTAAATCAGTAAATAATATCTTCGGCCATGTATTTTGGACTTGAAATTTTGGTGGTGGAGACGTGTTGGATTGAATTAAAGGAGTGTGCAAAAGTAGGCGACAGTACCTGCACGAGGAAGCACAGATCGgcgctggccttgtttagttccgaaaagtaaaaagttttcgatactgtagcaatttcgtttgtttgtgacaaatattattcaatcattgactaactaggattaaaagattcgtctcgtgatttacagctaaactgtgtaattagtttttgtttttgtctatatttaatgtttcatgtatgtgacttaagattcaatgtgacggagaatcttgaaaactttttggttttcagagtgaactaaacaagtcctctattcaacgtacagtacagtacagtaGTGCAGCACGAGTAgttgatttattatttatttatttatttatttcagctGCACGGAAGCACAGTGCGTGCTCGTGACCGGCGACACCAACCAAACAACCAACGAGAAACACATGCCGCGCTGTGTCGCGGTCCCCTGCTCCGGCCGGTCACTAGGCGTTCGTTGTTGCCGTCGACGACGTACGACCGATCGAGAGTGAGCGCCGCATGCGTGCGCGCGTCTCAGACCTCGCCGCCGGACTTGGCGAACCTCCCCTTGATCCGCATTCGGCCGTCGGCGCGCGCCTTGCGCGACTCGTACCGGATCTGCTTGTCGAACCTGCAAAACGTGCGAGAGCAGCGAGCGACACGCATGAGAAAGGTGCCGACACGCGTGGCGACGACGACGGCTCCATCGATGGCTCACCTCCTGTTCTTCCGCTTCTCCTTGTAGCGCGAGATCACCGTGCCGCGGTCGGGGTACGCCACGTCGTACCCGCCCATCTTCTCCGTCACCGGCACTGGCACCGCCACCAGCACCGGCGCCGTCGGCGCCAGCTGCGGCCGCGGGGCTGTCTCCGCGTCTGTCTTCCCGCTGTTGTCGACGTCGGCGGTGCCGCCGCCACCAACCCCGCCGTGGCTGAGGGTGACGACGCTGCCGGGGCAGATCTCTGACATCTCCACGAACGAGGACAGGCACGGCTCGGCCGGCGCCGGAGCCAGAGCAGCGTGCTCGCGCGCCTCCTCGTCCGTCCGGCCCGCCGCGTCGACGTCGCAGCCGGCCGCGATCCACGCTTCCTGCTCCTGTGACCAAACGAAACTATTGCAACTGAGGAGACGGCTCATCAAGAAGCTCATGCTTCTTTCCGTTTTAGCACCGCTactacctaggccttgtttagatccaaaatttttttagattttgatactgtagcactttcgtttttatttgacaaacattatccaatcatggagcaactaggcttaaaagattcgtctcgtgatttacaggtaaactgtacaattagttatatttttatctatatttaatgttccataaatgcgccgcaagattcgatgtgatggggaatcttataaagttttgggtttttgggtgtatctaaacaaggccctactacATCTACTGAAAACCTGTAATATCTTGCCTTTGCAATGCAACGCTGTACTGAACGGGTTGGTTGCGTTGGCAACTCACATTTAAAACGAGAGCTGATTCACCGTACAATTGTTTGTTGGACGCAGTTAAGTTGATGGCAACGGGGCACACCGACACAGTATGTCCCAGAATGGTCACTGTATCATATGTTGGCTTTATAGTGTAGTTTCACAGCTCACACTGTCACCTATCGGCAACTTTCATGgtggttttatttaaaaatggtTTCAGGTGTTCCAATTTTTAGAAAATTTTACACGGTCAAAAGGACAACTCAAGAGGCAATTCACATTTTTTTTTCTACCATATACCCAAACAACATCGACAAAATTGCAATGTTGATGGGATCCATTTGGCCTAGTTTGGGTTAAATCAGAGTTCGCAGTGTAATCAAGCAGACCAGTAGAGAGATTCGTAGAGAAGTGACCGGACACTGGACCGAACCTCAGTGGAAGGCACTGCTGCGATGGTTGCTGCATCATGCCAGGCGGCGCCAGCGTCGAGAGCCCCGAAGTCGGCGTGTCCAATGGCAAGCTCCGGCGACGCCCACGGAGGCAGCTGCTCGCCGTCAGCCGGCTCCATCTCCGCGTAAGCCGCCGCCACAGTCGCCTCCAACTTGGCGAGCTCCCCCAGCTGCCGGACAACCTCGTCGGCCATCTCACCGCCGGAGCTCCGGTTCTAGCTCACCAGTCACCAAGCAAGACAACCATTAGAGAAGAGGAAAAAGagttctttttttgttttgtttcctTTTGTCGGGCAGTGAGCAGTGGCTGTTCTAGCAGGTCAGCAGCAGCACCGTACCTCTGGGGACGGCGGCGTGAGGAGCGGCTGGAGGCCATGGCAAGAGGTGGTGGGAACGATCACGTCCTCCAAGCGGAGCACCTGGGGATCCTCCCAGGCGGAGGCAGGCCACCACCCTCCGttcccggccgccgccgccttctcgTCGTACCCGGCGACGCCGAGGATGGCCGCGAGCTCGGCGATCGATGGGCACCCGACGTACCCTTCCACGGCTGCACGGTCATGGTGGAGAGGCTGCGGATCGTCGCCGTCCCGGTGtcgcccctcctcctcctccgaccCAAAGTGGCAGTTGGCGCAGAGGAAGGTGCCGCCGCCTGCGGTGACGGTGGCGGTGGCGCGGCAGCCGGAGCAGAGCGGCGCCCGGACGTGGCGGGTGGACACGGCGTTGGCGCCGTGCACGTGGCGGTCGCACGGCAGGCACAGCCTCGCGGAGTCGGCCCGGCAGTAAACCACCGCCGGCAGGCTTGTGCAGGATTCGCACGCCGGTGCCTCCTTGCCGCTGGCTGCGTCCGCGGCGGCGGACGACATGGCTTTCCTTCCACTTGCGACAAGAGTGACCCCGGGCGAATATCTGAATCTGGttgagaggaggaagaggaatgCGAGCCCGATTTG encodes:
- the LOC8074410 gene encoding zinc finger protein CONSTANS-LIKE 13 is translated as MSSAAADAASGKEAPACESCTSLPAVVYCRADSARLCLPCDRHVHGANAVSTRHVRAPLCSGCRATATVTAGGGTFLCANCHFGSEEEEGRHRDGDDPQPLHHDRAAVEGYVGCPSIAELAAILGVAGYDEKAAAAGNGGWWPASAWEDPQVLRLEDVIVPTTSCHGLQPLLTPPSPENRSSGGEMADEVVRQLGELAKLEATVAAAYAEMEPADGEQLPPWASPELAIGHADFGALDAGAAWHDAATIAAVPSTEEQEAWIAAGCDVDAAGRTDEEAREHAALAPAPAEPCLSSFVEMSEICPGSVVTLSHGGVGGGGTADVDNSGKTDAETAPRPQLAPTAPVLVAVPVPVTEKMGGYDVAYPDRGTVISRYKEKRKNRRFDKQIRYESRKARADGRMRIKGRFAKSGGEV
- the LOC8074409 gene encoding tubby-like F-box protein 11 — protein: MPFSSMIHEMKGEIGAISSRGLLRFRSGGHAAAAGRASAAAEPDEALRESCWARVPPELLRMVLARVEHEEARWPGRSAVVASAGVCRCWRAVVKEMVRVPEVSGKITFPISLKQPGPRDAPMKCFIRRNRATQSYSLCIGITDALADDGKFLLAARRSRRPAGTEYLISLDAKNTSKGTCIGKLRSNFLGTKFTVYDAHPPCTGAVVSKGPSAHMIGSAQVSPGVPAGNYPISHISYEATFGSRYPRKMNCVMDSIPLSAIKEGGTAPTQTEFPSINSNSFASVPFFRKSGRLDSSGVQLATQNEAKMVLKNKSPNWHEPLQCWCLNFHGRVTVASVKNFQLVASGESDLNNQGDDDVILQFGKVGKDLFTMDYRYPISAFQAFAICLSSFDTKITRE
- the LOC8078514 gene encoding inactive beta-amylase 9, with the translated sequence METVPARMTTQMASATHRPQSTRGAGAARAPNRVAFPPARHGGCSVSRDLRAAGLVGRFFGAGEHSSQSHEVDDLAPARLFVGLPIDSVTDGATVNSATAIAAGIRAVRLLGADGVELPVFWSVAQPESPDRFSWAGYKAVADMVRAEGLSLRVSLRTHGTPGAGVPTLPSWVSRVAADDPDIFFTDRSGGRHEGCLSFAIDELPVLHGKSPLQLYEAFFRSFAVAFDDFFDSTITDVTVGLGAHGVLRYPSYPPGSDARKFTGMGEFQCYDKYMLQQLRQHAKEEGQAMWGLAGPHDAPRYHDSPDSCGFFRERGGSWETPYGDFFLSWYAGQLVGHGDRVLGTANAVFGGKPVELSAKIPFMHWWHGARSRPAEAAAGFYKSNKKNGYSPVAKMFARHGCTMVVPGMDVCMNKQHHSTGSSPDTLLVQMKNACRRHGARIAGENASLVMTHTSSFSRIRSNILTTELMRPCHFTYQRMGAEFFSPDHFPQFMEFVRSVVCGEWDEDDGPTDEERGMAVSVSGPREANTL